A window of Pyramidobacter piscolens W5455 contains these coding sequences:
- a CDS encoding RidA family protein, with translation MKNAVATTKAPGAIGPYSQGIATDCMVYTSGQLGLTPDGKLPETIEEQTRQSLENVKAVLEAAGSSMDKVVKTTVFLKDMNDFAVMNGIYAQYFKEPFPARSAVQVAKLPKDGKVEIEVVAVK, from the coding sequence ATGAAAAACGCAGTCGCAACGACAAAGGCTCCCGGCGCCATCGGTCCCTATTCGCAGGGCATCGCCACCGATTGCATGGTCTACACATCCGGCCAGCTCGGCCTGACGCCCGACGGCAAACTGCCCGAGACGATCGAAGAGCAGACCAGGCAGTCGCTCGAAAACGTCAAAGCCGTGCTCGAAGCCGCCGGCAGCTCGATGGACAAGGTCGTCAAGACCACCGTCTTCCTCAAGGACATGAACGACTTTGCTGTCATGAACGGCATCTACGCCCAGTATTTCAAGGAGCCGTTCCCCGCCCGCAGCGCCGTGCAGGTCGCCAAGCTGCCCAAGGACGGCAAGGTCGAGATCGAGGTCGTGGCCGTCAAGTAG
- a CDS encoding lactate utilization protein: MPCEKFIANLRKNRFQAVYFATAAEATDYLASRVRNKTVGFGDSHTLLEMGLAERLREHNLVYDPTPLSGAEFKAAADRAMTADVFMLSVNAAAETGELVNIDSSGNRVAGSLWGHEKVYFVFSADKIEPTLEAAIFRARNTAAVINASRFGFKTPCAVRGDRCYDCSSPDRICNTLVVYMKKEKSMDMEAVIIGEKLGY; encoded by the coding sequence ATGCCCTGTGAAAAATTCATCGCCAACCTGCGCAAGAACCGTTTTCAGGCCGTTTACTTCGCTACCGCCGCCGAGGCCACCGACTATCTGGCTTCGCGGGTGCGAAACAAAACGGTGGGCTTCGGCGACTCGCACACGCTGCTGGAGATGGGGCTGGCCGAGCGGCTGCGCGAGCACAACCTCGTTTACGACCCCACGCCGCTTTCCGGCGCGGAGTTCAAGGCCGCGGCGGACCGGGCCATGACGGCGGACGTCTTCATGCTGTCGGTCAACGCCGCCGCGGAAACGGGTGAACTGGTCAACATCGACAGTTCAGGCAACCGCGTCGCCGGCTCGCTCTGGGGGCACGAAAAAGTCTATTTCGTCTTCAGCGCCGACAAGATCGAGCCGACGCTGGAAGCGGCGATCTTCCGCGCCCGCAACACGGCGGCGGTGATCAACGCCTCGCGCTTCGGCTTCAAGACGCCGTGCGCCGTCAGGGGCGACAGGTGCTACGACTGTTCGTCGCCCGACCGCATCTGCAACACGCTGGTCGTGTACATGAAAAAGGAAAAGTCGATGGACATGGAGGCCGTGATCATCGGCGAAAAGCTGGGATACTGA
- a CDS encoding YitT family protein, with protein sequence MDKRLKTGGLALRAACRRELGTFLNVTFGTLLICLCIAALIEPYQFASTGVTGVGLITNYLWGISPVWVLTGGNALLLVWGWKALSPRFALWTLYNTLLTTVALPLFEMFRYPLIGNTILAALFGGVVGGLGMGILFREGASSGGMDVAAAVAKKRWGLDVGSASFYVNVSILVLSFVAVDFERILMGALSLYVESVVIDWVIKSFDRRTQVMVISGKPDEIVRFIMDSLERTATLVAAKGAYRRAPMEMVMVILTRRQAVELKRFVRSIDPAAFLILSDVSEVVGEGFKKWEA encoded by the coding sequence ATGGATAAACGGTTGAAAACCGGCGGGCTGGCGCTCCGGGCGGCCTGCCGGCGGGAGTTGGGGACGTTTCTGAACGTCACCTTCGGCACGCTGCTCATCTGCCTCTGCATCGCCGCGCTGATCGAACCCTATCAGTTTGCCAGCACCGGCGTGACCGGCGTCGGGCTGATCACCAACTACCTCTGGGGGATTTCGCCCGTCTGGGTGCTCACGGGCGGCAACGCGCTGCTGCTCGTCTGGGGATGGAAAGCCCTGTCGCCGCGCTTCGCGCTCTGGACGCTGTACAACACGCTGCTCACCACCGTGGCGCTGCCGCTGTTCGAGATGTTCCGTTATCCGCTGATCGGCAACACGATCCTGGCCGCGCTGTTCGGCGGCGTCGTCGGGGGCCTCGGCATGGGCATCCTCTTCCGCGAGGGCGCTTCGTCCGGCGGCATGGACGTGGCGGCCGCCGTGGCGAAAAAACGCTGGGGGCTGGACGTCGGCTCGGCGTCGTTTTACGTCAACGTCAGCATTCTGGTGCTGTCCTTCGTGGCCGTCGATTTCGAGCGCATTCTCATGGGCGCGCTCAGCCTCTACGTGGAATCCGTTGTCATCGACTGGGTGATCAAGTCGTTCGACCGCCGCACGCAGGTCATGGTCATCAGCGGCAAGCCGGACGAGATCGTGCGCTTCATCATGGACTCGCTGGAACGCACGGCCACGCTCGTGGCCGCCAAGGGCGCGTACCGCCGCGCCCCCATGGAAATGGTCATGGTCATCCTCACGCGCCGCCAGGCCGTGGAGCTGAAGCGTTTCGTACGCTCCATCGACCCGGCCGCGTTCCTGATCCTCAGCGACGTCTCCGAAGTCGTCGGCGAAGGTTTCAAGAAGTGGGAAGCGTAG